The DNA segment ATTCTTACTGTATTCCTGTTTTATTCCCCAATCTGAAAATATGACCAGAATATTTGAACTGAagtaaatgtttttgaaatacaGTTGACTTACCAAATGAATATAGTTTTATGGTGTATACTTttacttctctaaaaaaaaaaagtatactttcCATTGTTGGCTCTTTTCCATTGTTGGCTCAGTTCTTTTCCATTGAATGTATGCAGCCTTAATAGAAAACGTTTCTTGGTGTTGTAAAGTCTGTTAGGTTACAGGCTggttgaaggaaggaaggaacctaCAATAATAAGTGTAAAGCCACAGAAGGAAGAGCAGACAGTGGCTGAGTGAAAGCTGGAGAGGATGTCGGGCTCAGATGAAGGGAAGGGATGGGAGTGTCGGCAGTTTTTAAGGAATCTGAGAAAACAAAGCGTAAGTGTTAGAGTCGTGCCCCATTTTGGTCCTCGTGATGCCATCAACAAGCATGTATTTGGCATATATTTCACTGGAGATGCTAGGTGTTCGGGGGACTGTGAGGATAAGAGATACCCCTTCCTGTCGAGAAGTTTGGAATATAATTGAAAAGAAGGGGGTAGGTGGAACAGTGTCTGCCGTAGTGGAAAGTTGCTTGTTAAAGTAGAAGTGTAAACAATACTGCTGAGTTTAGAGAAGGGCAGAGATCGTAATGAATTATAAACAGACTTAGGAATGGTAGAGAGCAGACAGGAGGGCATTTCAGGCCACGGGATAGCATAAACCAAAAGCCCCAGGGGGAGAAGGTGTAAGACTTGTCTGAGAGCCAGTGGACTAGTTTGGCACAAAGGGTATCTGGGGGAATTGGTGTAGTTTGACAGTGTCCCAGGAATGGAGAGAAGATTTTAAATATGTTAGGGTGTTTGTTTTACATATGTACACTGGCCTATTAAATATGGAAAGTAAAATCCAGAATATTTCCTAAGCATGTTGACCACCAGGTGGAGGAGCTCTTGCATTACCAAAGAGCAATGCCCAGGGAGAAAGGCCAACTGGTTTCACAGTGCTCAACTCTACCATACTCCTGAGTTTATTTAATTGGGTATGGAAGCCTGGGGACAATCCTAAATGCCACTTTCAGGAAAGTTTTCGTTGCTGGTATTGTTTGGCAGTCCCTTCTTAGAGTCATTCTTTCAAGGTGGGAATTTAGGATTTTGAACCTTAATTCAGTCAAGAGTTTGATGCAGACTTGGAAGAATGCTCCAGTTACAAGATTTGTTCTGTAACTCCCAGGTGTGGTCCTGTATTAGAGACCTTTTTGAAAAGGACAGCTGATTACGCAAATCAGTTTTCTGCTCCTTTGATTCCAGCATTTGTAAATGAAATAAGATAAGTAAAATTTATATCCCCATTGCATAAACATACTGCATTTTCTTAGGGTTAGAGCCTTGTGTTTAGTAACCTTTTTCCATCTTTGTAATTTTCATTATCTGAGATTTTTCATCCAAGAGGAAgagtaagaaatgtatttttttccagcaATATTTGAACCCCCCTTACATACTGggcatatatatttgtatctataaGCACAGAAATCTTTGGGTTCATCTGGCCTTGCTTATGAAAACTGAACAAGGACAGTGGTGTGATTTAACAATGTGCTTTGAAAATGCTGCTCCCTGGTTCACTCTCTGCCAACCCACCACTCCCACAATAGATGCAACAAGGAGACGCGCCTTTGCCCTGGTCTCTCAAGCATATACTTCAATCATCGCCGATGATTTTGCAGCCTTTGTTGGACTTCCTGTAGAAGAGGCTGTGAAAGGTAATTTTGGCTTACTTTTTACTtataaggaaaatggaaaatagaagtGTGAATTGTAGGTTCACAGTCTCCTCTGAAACACTTGGAACAGAATATGCTTTTGGAGTCCAGGCTGTGTTTTTTGAGAGGTGATATGAAACAGGTGTTGTGGAACACCCAGCAGGCACCCTGCAGTCAAGCATATTAATAGTTCTATAGCAAGCAAATGTGTGACTATCCACACAGTTGGTTACAAAAATATGTCTTAATTGGTCTCTTTACTCATATTTGGAAATCCTTATTTCCCCTTATTTGATAAAGGCAGCAGCATCCCCAAGTCCCTTTTCAGCCCATTTTCCCTGCCATTTCTGACCCATAGCCTAGGCGCTTGCTTGCTCCCCACTCATACCTGCTGGTCTCTCCAAATGTAACTTCGCATTTTCATTTCTCAGCTGATGCCCAGACTAATCCTTCCTGTTGCTCGTTGTTATAGAATATTGTATacacctggccaggtgcagtggctcacacctgtaatcccagcactttgggaggccgaggcgggtggatcatgacgaggtcaggagttcgcgaccagcctggccaacatggtgaaaccccgtctctactaaaaatacaaaaaattagccagttgtggtggcaggcacctgtaatcccaactactcaggaggctgaggcaggagaatcgcatgaacccaggaggtggaggttgcagtgagctgagactgtgccactgcactctagcctgggcaacacagtgagattccatatcaaaaatatatatatatattctatacaccTTGTTGCATTGTTTTGCCATGATTGACATTTTTGATTCTCCAGCTAAAATATGAGCACCATCACGCACTACATCCTAAATTTCCAGGGCCTAGCATAGTTGTAGATACATGAAGATAGGTTAATGAAAGTTCTaagttattacttttatttactcatacaaacatttatttcttttggctCTTAAAATTGGTCcatcatttattttctatatataacatgCTTCAGAGCTCATATTCTCAGCTGACCACCTGGATGTGAATGCTGGTACCACCCGTCCCTGATGCTAGTGGCTATGTGACTTAGGACAAATCACTTGAATTTCCCTCAACTTTATTTTCCATACCTGCCAAACGATGGCCCTATATCCCACTTCATAGAGTTGTGGTGATTACATAAAATCATCCCTATAAAAGCACGTAGTCTGGTACCTACAGGTAAACCTTCTGTATATGGAAGCTGTTTTTAGTATTGCCATCTTTGTTATTACTGATAAGATGGTCACAAAAGGCACCATATTAGTTTTccttatgtttgttttaaataatactgATTAGGTTAATACTATAATATATTCTTGACAGAAAACTAACCATCTTTTAATGATTATAGCAACCTAATAGAGTAAAATGAGGCTTTGATACCTGTTTCAGAAATATTTCAATAATGTTTCCATGCTCTTTGTAATACACCTTTCTAGTAAAAATGCATATGACGGGTTATACTAAACACATCAGGTCTTCTGTACAACTAATGTCATGGACAAGTTGTGGATTTTGTGGGGTGTTTTATTCTTTCCAGATCTTTATGTGTAATATACTTTTTTAGGCATATTAGAACAAGGATGGCAAGCTGATTCCACCACAAGAATGGTTCTGCCCAGAAAGCCAGGTAGGTGGAGCTTTCACCCATTTACGCAGCACTGGACTCTTCTAAGACTGCTTCAGGTTTTCAGTCTTTGGTTTTTGATaattggatataaaattctgctATACTAACACAATGGAAATTACTCATTTTAAATAAAGCGTAGTAGACGGGGTAGAAAGGATCACCTAGtttaaactcttaaaaatgtatttcctgtATATAAATGATTTTATGTAGGTGTTTCATGGTCCTTACACCTTAGTTTTTACTAAATATTAATCTCCATCCTTTTATGGAGCCATTTGTAACTGAGCTTATCCTTCATATCCAAGCTgttgtctgtattaaaaaaaaagtttaaatattcaACTGCCCCCCTTTTCTGTTTGCACTCAAGTCATACAGGCACTTTTCCTGTGGCTTCCACTTTCACAGAGTTAACTTCTCTAGCCCTCCTTTTAAGGCCTTAATTTCTATGACCTGCCCTCATTGTCTTTATCTGAATTCCCAGCCCGTCAGTCTTCCTGTTGGAAGTGAGCCACACTCATTCCCGCCTGAtagtttctcttcctcctgctgacCAGGAGTGTCTTTTCTGCCAGGTCTTTAGAGCCAAGCTTAATGCCCACTTCCATAAACCCACCTTCATCCACGTCAGCCCAGATTTCCTTCCACCTACTCGGAATGCCTACGTTTAGACATTGCTGAACATACATACAGTAAAGGATTCTCAATGTGCTCAGCCCTTTGAGTTACAAAGAGTGAGAAGACATGATCCCAGTCAAGTGAGATAGTGGGGGAAGAGTAATATAATAAAGACTTATAATAGAGCACAGTTGTTATCCCTGTTTGAGAAATAAATGGCCATAAATGCATGTTGTGCTGAAAATAGCATGTTCtatgaaagatctttacaatgaCTTCTGTAAATTGagctgtacatttttttttttttaatttagttgcAGGGGCCCTGGATGTTTCCTTTAACAAGTTTATTCCCTTATCAGGTATGTATTTTCATATGCACATTTTTTAATGTCTCATTgttcctaatttcttttttgtagtatatacatatatgtgtgtgtgagtgtatctATTTCTTACCTTGTAAACAGAGGTTAAATTTCATAAATGTGTAGTAATACATCTGGTTACAAGAGTGAAACTGGGCTCCCCCAGAGCTTGCCTTGAGGCGGTGGCCTCCTCTGGGCCAGCTGCAGAGCCTTCTTATTCTCATGTCAGGGAGGCCTGCCAGAGCTGTTCACCAGTACTGTTATTCAGAAGGCATCCCCAGGCTGACGTGTAGTAATTTAAATGTTGGAATGTAAATTCCTTGAGGTtctttgtgggttttctttttttttttttttttttttttggtttattgacAATTTAATATTCTTCAGTGATGTCTGGGGCATGGGAAGCACTCTATTTCTTGAATTTAATGTTGCATGGGTAAGGATGTTTTCAAGAAGAGCTGTGATCTTTTAAAAGAGATGTTGCATGATAAAAGTGTCTTTAACCTTTACATAGAATACTTCAGTAACAACAACATGAGACATGCCTTTACTAGCAGTTAGGTAAAACCATACTCATAAAAGTTGAGACTTCTTGGCTTGCTTTTCAAAAATGTCCAAGCCTCTATGATGTAAGATTTTGTCTAAAACCAGGACAAATCTAAGAAAGTTAACTTACTGTTAAAAATTGAAGGCATTAGGGGAGGTAGGTGTTGGGGCCAAAGCTTTGTTACCGTGGTATGTAACTTGAagtgtgtttgtttctttaacaTACAGAGCCTGCTCCAGTTCCCCCAATACCCAATGAACAGCAGTTAGCCAGACTGACGGATTATGTGGCTTTCCTTGAAAACTGATTTATCACTCTGAGTTCAAGATTCGTCTTCAGAATCCTGTATACTGACAAATGTAGAAATGTAAAGtttgtattttcaatttattggatGGCTTAAGCACCTCAGCATTCCTTACTGAGTATGTGATAAAAtacatatagaatataaaatatactatatacattTTGTCCTTAAACATTATGCTGAATAGTTGTTGAAACAGTTCtcattttgtaatatttaataaTCTGGATAGAGCCTCTCAGTATTACAGTTAGTTTGTTTTCTAGTGACTCATAAAATAAGATTTCCTGTTTCATGTAGAATAGTGTTTGTCAACTGTCTTTTCTCTGTCCCAGCACATGCCATACTCTTGTATGTACCATTGGTTGATAATTATAATGATTCATTTGGACTTGAAGAAAGATTGTCCCCAGGCACAGTATCTGAATCACTGGGGATTATGATTCACCCTCTTTGGAGAACATGCTCTCTTTTCACCCCCCACCTCCTGAGAGCCACTAATGTAAGATACAGAAACATAGCTGAGGAACAAATAGACCATTTCCATACTAAACCAGTTTGTTAACTTTAGATTTTTTCCAATAGTGTGAGTATATCCATTGCTGGCAGTGGAGGGCTTGCCATGAAAATGCAACTTATTTAAGACATTCATGAGACATATTAACTTGTGCTGTCTCCTTTTAGAAGGAGAAACTTAAGTGTGGAATGCATTATATGGGCAAAGAAGCTATGAAGATACATGATACACTTTGTACAACTATCCTGCAGCCCATTGGTTGCTTATATTTATCCCTTGGCTCAAGTTCTGCCCTTTGGAGAAATACTGAGCAAATCTTTCATTCTCTGTGTGACAGCCCTCTGAATATTTGAAGTTGTTTGTTGTAACATAAGGTTATAACAGCCCTTAGTTCATTTATTCtgcatttgttcaataaatatttaactgaATTCTTCAATTATTTCATCTAAGATAGTTTCTGGAATTTCACTGTCTTGATCTTTCTGTGGACACAATCTATTTTGTCATTGTGTCTATATGAATCTCTTAAGTAGAAATGAGCTGTATGGTGAATCTGTGTAgtgataattatataatttatttattttgaatgcaTTTTAGTGGCTATTTCAGTTTTTCTTAGCATATATGGGAATACTTTTTGAATTGCAATTTTATTTAACCTGGATAGGTAAGTCATATTATAATTCCttgttttacagttgaggaaatggGAATTCAAGAAGTCAGAGGATCAGGAGAGTGATCAAGAGAATGACAGTGCCAGTTTTTTTAACTTCCAGGTATTAAGTACAAATTGTATccatggttattttttaaaagcagattagAGTCAATCCAAATATTCATTAATGGGGGATTGTTTGAATAAACAGCAGTGTAGACTACGCAGGTGTAAAAGGAGTGAAGATCTCTATACTAAACTGGAATGATCTCCAGAGTGAGAACATAGCACATGTAGTTTATATGGTTATTTTGAGGGTAACAAAAGGAGAATGattacaattatatatatgtacatatttccttatatttcaaaataagcaaTTGGGGGATAtatgcaaaatgaataaaatagttccctaaagaggaaggagaggacagTGAACTACtacatagagaaaaaataatctcaAGTGATCAAACACAATATTTCAATTTTACATTGTCAGGATATACACTaaggacagaaaaaaatcttagacTAGTGAATGTGGTTTTTCATGATTAATTTCACAaaatctttatatctttattattattaaaagtatattataGATTAAATTAATAATCATGTAACACTAGACCCCGGTAATCTTAAATTTGACATGGAAACCTCattatatgctttatttttctttgtaaacagtaaatattttccaCTCCAGTCTACATGAAAAGGTCTAGAGTAATTACAGTTCAGTAACAATGAGCACCACTAGTACCCAGATGgtgttctttcattttcatttgcaaTTGAAAGGAATAAGAACTTATTTGCAAAACAGCTAATAGGTCCAGGGCAGTAAGTGTACAAGTTCATATCTGGTACAAGATGTCCAGGATTCAAGGAGGCTCTTAAAGACTTGGGATTCTGTCAAAGGGTTATACAAGCCAACTTGAAGGGATTTCTACAGGCCATgtaaaaaagacagtttgagcatgaaatatttgtatatgtgtctatttttaactCTTAACCTCATCACTGTACAAGAAAGGCAGGATAAGTGCTTGATTTCACTTCCCTTTATTATCAGTTTTCAGGACAAATTGATATGCTACCAATCTCTAAAGCAACAAAATTGAACCTGTAGGGTAGTCAAAAAGCTCATGCTGGAAAATTCCACctaataaagataaaagttagaaaaacggTACTTGCAGCCCTTAATGAAACAAAGAAGggatcatggaaatatatatcaaTGCTGTTGAGACCACAGGGTAAGAAAATGAGATTGAGCATGAAATATGTCCAGTACATCCATCAGCCTGTCTTTGTGCTCTGGCTATTGCTGAGCCAGCCATCTGTGTACAAGTGTAGCCTGACAGCACCCTGCTTCAGATACATTGGATATCTCTAAAATTTGCTCTGGGACTTACCCTGGCACTACTATCAGGATGCCCACACAAACCTGATTGGGCAGCCCATCAGCAGTTGTGAACATGGCATGGTGAATAAACACTCTCTTCCTTGTCTCAGGGCAGACTATTTCCAATGTGTTCTGTATCTAGATCCTCAAAAAGAACCCCCAAAAAATTGAGCTGTGGTGTCCCATGGTCATAAGCTCTCTAATGCAGCCTTCAATTGTTTTTTCCTCATTCCTTGTTTTACTTTTCCTGGTTCCCTGTCTCTTGTTCCTGGAGATCAACAGAAGTGATCTGTCTACATATCTTTACATACCTATGCTATTCTGCCTTGGGGCGGGGATCGGGGACCTAGTCAAATCAAAGGGAAGTGTGTAATACATGAATCAGACTGAAAGCACCtgaatttaattttgtatatatatatatgtgtgtatatatatacgtatatatgtaatacgtatatgcatatatagtatataaatatatacatgtacatatatatatttttaaaggtttagaTCTGCTACTTTACATAAAATGTGAGAATTAATGGAACAAGTTAAACATCCCACTAAGAAACAGCCAGTTCCAGAATGTGGGAAATTTAACAGGATTAGTGAGTTTGcttgaaaaataaatgacaaaaagtcAGGGGGTGGTAGTAAGTATGAAAATGTCTGTTCCTGGGTTGAAGTACCTTGAGGCCAACTCAGAATTGTGTCAATAACTGTAATAGGTGAATACCCACATTTATCCCTTGAGAGGCATCAGCCCCTAAATGAATGAGGAATGTGGAGCTAAGATTTGAGAGTACTGCAATGAGGTCATCTGCAGCAGCTCTTTGCGGGGTCGGTGGCATGTGTTTGCTGATTCCACAGGGCACAGCAAGATTCACGCTTTGCCTGGTGAGGGGCCTGCTGCTGAATAACCTAACCACCTGTGGAATTTGGGCACTTTGAAAGGGCTGGGGTGATAACAATGGAGACTTGAGAGGGCTAAACCACACTGTTTACCCTTCAAAACATTTGGTGAACTTTTAAGCTGCGTAGGGTAGGAGACCAAAAAGCAAGTCAAAAACCTTTGAGAAACAGTTCCGTTTTCCTGGAGTTTTGCTATGTCAGCGCTCCATTAAACAAGGTTGTTGGGTGGGGGAAGGTGTTTGCTTATGAATATAAACCAGAAGTAGAATATTAGTAAAACTGCTCCTGGAAGACAggtcaatataaaatattaagctGAAGTACAGAAATGAAACAGTGGAACTTAACTGGCAATTGGGTTGGAGACATGTGGTACACAGCATAGCGATCTACCATTTATCTAATTGGAATCCAAGGAAGAGCGAGAATATAGAGTGGAAAAATAGAAGTACCAGCCCAGAATTTTCtgaaagtgatgaaagaaatcaatccACAGATTCAAAAAGCTCAGAAAACCCCCACAGaggataaatgcaaagaaaaccaCACCCAGACAACAGTAGTAAAACTACTGAAAACCAGAGACAAAGAGAGTATATTAAAAGCACAGAGGGAGGACCGCGGGGGACATTATCTTCAAAGAAGTAGTGGTAAAGCCAGACAGTGAAATGGCATTTTTAacatgttgaaagaaaaataaaatcctaactgCTATATACAAAAGATCCTCTTTTAATATTTCCGTGTTCTTAcatttaaaagttggaaaaagatataccattgCAAATACTAACCAAAAGAAACTTGGTGCATCTTTGATAGTAagagttggccctccatatctgtgggttctaCATCTGTGATTCAATCAACTGtggctcaaaaatatttgaaatttttctaaaaaaatacagcataacaaTTATACattgcattgtattaggtattaaatCTAAAGTATACGAGAGAATGTGTATAGGTTATTTGCAAATACTATGTTATATAAAGGACTCTGATCTACAGATTTTGTATACTTGGCAGTCTTGAAGCCAAGTATATCCCCTGTGAATATCGAAGGGTGATTGTATTAGGCAAAGTAGATCTCAAGGCAAGAAGCATTATTAGAGatagaaagtaatttttaatgaaaaaggttGCATATAGTTTCCTTCTGTA comes from the Pan troglodytes isolate AG18354 chromosome 13, NHGRI_mPanTro3-v2.0_pri, whole genome shotgun sequence genome and includes:
- the COPS8 gene encoding COP9 signalosome complex subunit 8 isoform X2 codes for the protein MNNARYLWKRIPPAIKSANSELGGIWSVGQRIWQRDFPGIYTTINAHQWSETVQPIMEALRDATRRRAFALVSQAYTSIIADDFAAFVGLPVEEAVKGILEQGWQADSTTRMVLPRKPVAGALDVSFNKFIPLSEPAPVPPIPNEQQLARLTDYVAFLEN